The following DNA comes from Sulfuriferula thiophila.
GCTGACGGTTTGGTCTTTATCTACGCTGAGCGCTGCTTTGCCCCAGAACATGCGCCACGGCAAGGCCTCGACTGCGCTCAAATAGCGGGTGAGATCAAGGTAGCTGCCGGTCACGGTGATTTCTACACCGTGTTTATAAATGTGGTTGGCGGTTTCAGTCGGACTGGCTGCATCGGACTTGGCAGTTGTAGAGGCTTTACTGTCTGCACTGGTGTCGGTATCGGATTTGGCATTCAGGATTTCAACGGGCAGTGTTTTCAGCGTGACCAGGTGTACGTTCTGGTTATGACGCAGGATGTTTTCCAGCAGCGTCGACATTTGTTGCGGTGCGACCAGTTTGCTCTGGATGTCATCCAGGGTTTTGCCGCTATCGGTGGCCTGGTTGCGCAACTGCGCCAGTTTGACCTGTAGCGCGATGTCCGGATTGGTGCTGCCGGCTTTGAGCAACTCCTGGATTTGCGCTTGCATCGCTGCGGTGGCTTGTTGCGATTGCACAATTTGCTCGGCTAATTGCTTCTGATGGGCGAGTTGCGGGTTGATCAGCAGCGTGTTGATGATGGTTACGATGACCACGACCACAGCGGCGAATACCATGATGCGCTCGCGCATGCTCAGGACATCGATGCGGTTAGCCAGATTCTGCCAGTGGGCTTTTAATGCTTTCATTTAGCTGGCTCCGCTTTGCTGTTGCCCAAAGTGAATTCGATATACGGCAAAGGCAAGCCGGGGGTGCCGGTGCTGGTTGTCGGTGTATCCGGATGGCGCATGTCGAGCGCGGCAAAGTGCACACCGGCAAACACAGGTTCAAATTTCAGGTGCTGGATCAGCAGCGGGACTGATGCCGGTTGCAAGGCGCGACCGCTGATGGTGATCTGATTGCCGTTGCCGATAACTTCGAACCCGGTTAGCCATAAACCACTGACTGTCTGGCGGGATAAGGCCTTGAAATACTCGGAAAAGCCTGTCTGGTTGCCTAACTCGCCTTGTTGTAGCAGATCCAGAATAACCTGACGTGCGCGCACATCCTGTTCGGCTTTGGCTACTGCATCGGTTAACAGCGGGTCAGGCTTGCGTGCGGCCATTGTGGTGGCGAGCGTAGTCAGCTGCCGTTGTGCGGCTTCGTGCATCTGCACCATTTGTCCGGCCTGTTTTGTCAGTGCGCGAGTCTGATACGCCAGATAAGCGTAAAACACGGCGCAGCCCAGCAGGATAAGGCCCAGGGATTGGGCCATGGTGACAGCAGAAAAGTATTTTTCCTGTTTGCGGAACAGCGGGTTGCATAAATTGATCTGTTGACTCACAGGGCTTTATCCTCATGCCGTAATGCTGCGCCCAGGCTCATCCAGAAACGGGATTGCTGTTCGGTCTGCTGTAATTCCGGGGTGAGGTCGAATACTGCGGCCAAGTCGAGGATTTCCACGGGGATATACAGGTTGCTGGAGAGGTAGGCCAACAATGCCGAGATTTCCGGTGAGGCGGGTGCCAATACCAGTTTGGCCAGACTGATAAACGGGTACTGGCGGTCGATGTGGTCAAACGTGCGTTGCAATTCCAGGGTGAGCTTCTCGAATAGCTGTTCCTGATATTCGGTGTTGGGAGTGCCGATCTGGATAAGATTAATATCCAGCCGACGTGACAGATACAGTTCGCCATTAAAGCTGATGGTCAGCAAGCTACCAGCCTGATCAACGGATAGCAGCGCCAGGCCGCGATCAGCAGGCGCAATCTGAGTCGTAATATTACGTTGTGCCAGTTCCGGGATATCGATCACTTTAAGCGGGATTTGTACGCTGTCGAACATCGCCTGGCGTTGCGCGATAAGCTGGTTGCGAGCGGCGACAACGTACATCATCGCTTTGCGTGCCGGGGCATTTTTATCCACGGGGATATCGAGTACGTCGATGGTGGCATCATCCACATGGTAGTCGAGCATATCTTTGAGCAGCCAGCGTACTGCGGTTTTTAGCTCTTCCTGTGGCACACCGGGGGTTTCGACTGTCAATAACTGGTATTCGCCGGCACTGAGTAAATGGCTGCAGTCGTAGCGTTTGGTCTGCAGTTCTTTGTGGATATTGGACAGCAATACGGATGTTTCCAACTGTGCCAGCGGATAAAACTTAGCCAGCGCTACTTTGGGCTTGGCATGGGCGGTTTGCGTGACACGGGTGACACAAATGCCGTCGGCCTGCAGCTCAAAAACCATCCCGCCCTGTGTTTTTTTGATTTTTGAGAAAAGCCCCATTTTTATCTATTTTTTTAAGTAATTGTATGAAAATTAAAGCAAATGCATGAAGTTGTCAATTAGCTTAATACATCTCGCGCATATAGATGAATTCATTCGCATTTTTGTAAACTCCGAAGGTTGCGCGTGCGGTCGGGTTGGTCAGGCCCGTACCCTTCCAGTTGTACTGTAGCCAGGCAGGGGCAGCGATAGTGATGTCGACATAACCTTTTGCCCCTGGTTTGGATAATTTTAGCTTGCTGTCGCCGGCACTGAATGGTGCCAACAGAGTTGCTGTTGTCGTTAATGTGGTTAACAGGCCTGAGCTCGCAGTAGGCGTAGTTGGCACGGGGACTGATGTGCAGCTATCTGCAGCATTGGTGACAAAGGCGGTGCCGTTATAGTATTGCGCCACCATGGGCACAGGCAGGGCAAGTGCTTCTGAACCGCTGGCGTTATTGATTTTGATGCGGCCACTGCGGATCTCAGTAGTGCCTTCGCTATAACCGGATGATGTAATGCTGTCAGCGTCCGTTGCGCGAAGTTTAATTGTTGTAGCCCCCGTTAATGCATTGTTGAAGGCATAGGCTGGCGTACTGACCGAAGCGACGCCCTTGCTAAAGTTGGTGGCAGCTACGCTGTCGGTATTGGTAACAAACTTGCCAACAGGTATGGCTGCTGCATTGGCATCGGTCAGGGTGACTTTCTGGGCAAAATTTGGTGATGTATTGGTTGTGCCATCATAATTTTGCGTCGTAGTGGGTGTAGCCAGGCCATTCATCGCGGTGATGGCAACCGTAAATGGTTGTGCTGAGTATGTAAAGCTGCCGGCATTGCAGCCATGGGTCACTGAGGTAATGAAATGATCAGGGGTAAAGCGCCCCACCATGCCGATATTGCCTGTGCCGGAGCAAGTCGTGCCGGTAGAGCCGGAGTTGCCTGTGGCTGAAAGCCCCGAGCCCAGATAGCCGTTGCTGTTGCCGAGGTTAGCGATCAGGTCAATGTTGCCTACTTCACTCCATGTAAGATTGTTACTTGCCGCAATGCCGCCACTGAAAGTGCCCAGAGTGCCAGCGAGCGCCCCGTTTTGGGAATTGGAGCCTGTTGGCTGGCACTTTGTGAATGACAGATTTACGCTTTCTGGCGTGGTCTCCTGTCCAAAGTTGGGCGTGGCTATGCCTGATGCATTGACTGCGGTTACCTTGGCACTGAATGCCTGCCCGGCTTTGATTGGGGCTGAGGTAATACTGCTGAATGCAAAAGATTTTGGTGCCACGATCAGTTGGGTGTTACCCGAGATGGTCGAGCCGCCGGAAGGGGTGTAACTCGCCCATAATCTAATCTGGCCGACGTCGGAATAGCTGAAGGTGAAAGGCGCTGCAGGTATAAGCGTTGTGGAGTTAAAGGTAAGCGATTTGCTGGTGTAATTGCCGCTGGTAGCGGTGATTGTGCCATTGGCATTACTGGCTATCGTGGTGGCAGTGCCCGAGGTAAACGTAACCGCTTGTCCGGATTGGCAACTGCTCGGGTTGTTGCATTCCGATGCCAGATTAATATTGACCGCCGTTCCCGCCGGGAATAATGAGGTGCAAACACCGGTGGTAGTGCCTTGTTTGATGGCCTGAAGATAGTAAGTACCCGAACTGACCCCAGCGACCTGATTGGTAATGGGATTGCCAGAGCCATCCACAAAACGGAATCCGGCGGATGAGAATACCAATGGCGCATTACAGGCGGTGCCAAACGTATAATCTGCCACAGCGCAAGATGCCGCTGCGCCGGATGTAGTGGAGACGGTGCCTGAAGTTGCGCCGATAATGACAGATTCGGCAGTGGAATCCTGCAACCCGAAAGTGACCGAAGACTCATTGCTGAACACATAGCTTGCAGAGCCGTTGCCATTATTGGTAATAGTGCTGACAGAGCCACCCGTTATGTTGGACCAGTTGCCGTGGTTCGTGGAGGTAGATAGGTTCAGGGTTGTGCCAGACAGAGTCAGCAATGTGTGATTGACATCATGTGCTTCTATCGTCACCGGTGCTGTATCGCAGGTGACAGCCGAGCCGTTGTGAATAATGTGGAAATGATCGAGTGAAGTGCAGGCATGCGTGGCATTCATATCGGCCAATGCCTGATTGGTATTGATTTCGGTGGAGTAGATATTGACTTCGTCGATGTAACCGTTGGCACCATTTGGCGTGCCGCCTGTGGGAGTAATGCCTGATGTGCGATTGTCACCAATGTTGAAAGTCGAGAGCGCGGTAATCGAGCCGTTT
Coding sequences within:
- the gspM gene encoding type II secretion system protein GspM, producing the protein MKALKAHWQNLANRIDVLSMRERIMVFAAVVVVIVTIINTLLINPQLAHQKQLAEQIVQSQQATAAMQAQIQELLKAGSTNPDIALQVKLAQLRNQATDSGKTLDDIQSKLVAPQQMSTLLENILRHNQNVHLVTLKTLPVEILNAKSDTDTSADSKASTTAKSDAASPTETANHIYKHGVEITVTGSYLDLTRYLSAVEALPWRMFWGKAALSVDKDQTVSLTLRLYTLSQDKAWLSI
- a CDS encoding PilN domain-containing protein, with the protein product MSQQINLCNPLFRKQEKYFSAVTMAQSLGLILLGCAVFYAYLAYQTRALTKQAGQMVQMHEAAQRQLTTLATTMAARKPDPLLTDAVAKAEQDVRARQVILDLLQQGELGNQTGFSEYFKALSRQTVSGLWLTGFEVIGNGNQITISGRALQPASVPLLIQHLKFEPVFAGVHFAALDMRHPDTPTTSTGTPGLPLPYIEFTLGNSKAEPAK
- the pilM gene encoding type IV pilus biogenesis protein PilM, encoding MVFELQADGICVTRVTQTAHAKPKVALAKFYPLAQLETSVLLSNIHKELQTKRYDCSHLLSAGEYQLLTVETPGVPQEELKTAVRWLLKDMLDYHVDDATIDVLDIPVDKNAPARKAMMYVVAARNQLIAQRQAMFDSVQIPLKVIDIPELAQRNITTQIAPADRGLALLSVDQAGSLLTISFNGELYLSRRLDINLIQIGTPNTEYQEQLFEKLTLELQRTFDHIDRQYPFISLAKLVLAPASPEISALLAYLSSNLYIPVEILDLAAVFDLTPELQQTEQQSRFWMSLGAALRHEDKAL
- a CDS encoding DUF6701 domain-containing protein, with the protein product MCVQIKNTDKQSAIHSLLVLWLILATTLMALPAMAATYAYRNDTFSYDTPSAAAKTVAWHTASPAPACTGYPNGDDDWADISFASVTSPANNFTFTFAGVAQTGVRIYSNGMLVFGNDTSGYWRVYTNTTLPATANATAYTGCSSGQLGNAIVAYWTDIVAGTANNTTGASVQYELLGTAPNRRMVISWVNVKLYNSTTRYNFQISLYESPAGGLNSNFKYQYTTGSSTGSAATVGVQVNTTDSTLYAYNQAFIDPTIGSAILWYPANQLAGKSAEYHFDESTWNGTPNEIKDTSGNSRNASRTGAASNIATGKICRGGSFTNNTSNAIIDAVSTPLSPSSAGSADFWFYSNAKWNSADAMLLDATTTAAKPFFFMKTAAGALKLAVTDSSGTVLTLSSANQAFAANTWHHVGASWNMRPGSNQTLLQIFLDGALTTSLRTTSNGSITALSTFNIGDNRTSGITPTGGTPNGANGYIDEVNIYSTEINTNQALADMNATHACTSLDHFHIIHNGSAVTCDTAPVTIEAHDVNHTLLTLSGTTLNLSTSTNHGNWSNITGGSVSTITNNGNGSASYVFSNESSVTFGLQDSTAESVIIGATSGTVSTTSGAAASCAVADYTFGTACNAPLVFSSAGFRFVDGSGNPITNQVAGVSSGTYYLQAIKQGTTTGVCTSLFPAGTAVNINLASECNNPSSCQSGQAVTFTSGTATTIASNANGTITATSGNYTSKSLTFNSTTLIPAAPFTFSYSDVGQIRLWASYTPSGGSTISGNTQLIVAPKSFAFSSITSAPIKAGQAFSAKVTAVNASGIATPNFGQETTPESVNLSFTKCQPTGSNSQNGALAGTLGTFSGGIAASNNLTWSEVGNIDLIANLGNSNGYLGSGLSATGNSGSTGTTCSGTGNIGMVGRFTPDHFITSVTHGCNAGSFTYSAQPFTVAITAMNGLATPTTTQNYDGTTNTSPNFAQKVTLTDANAAAIPVGKFVTNTDSVAATNFSKGVASVSTPAYAFNNALTGATTIKLRATDADSITSSGYSEGTTEIRSGRIKINNASGSEALALPVPMVAQYYNGTAFVTNAADSCTSVPVPTTPTASSGLLTTLTTTATLLAPFSAGDSKLKLSKPGAKGYVDITIAAPAWLQYNWKGTGLTNPTARATFGVYKNANEFIYMREMY